Proteins encoded within one genomic window of Dyadobacter chenhuakuii:
- a CDS encoding OmpA family protein, protein MKQILIIVLLCFSCLTCPAQLLDRIKNRVEQKAVDQIDQSIDKALQKKKNKDNTTAQDTAASPASVPASQPTDAASQAVKADASRPAAAAVQTSQDITAYSRFDFVPGDKIIMYEDFTQDAVGDFPANWNTRSGADLVNIAGREGKWLRLNQDGVFYPENLTSNLPDNFTLQLDLIANKDVANIGEFMISLMQTSDTDQKFAWGESNQVSAPSFKIIFQPNSSEKGSLDYSTNLIGNQHKYGVPEFNTVKNATKVSIWRQKQRIRVYLDSTKVLDLPRALNAAEPLNSLVFAADNPDFNQKGGAFFLGNIQLAVGAADTRNKLLSEGKFVTRGIRFAVNSDQVLPQSYGSLKEIAQVLQENASLRVRIIGHTDSDGDENTNESLSKKRADAVKEALAKNFGIDVSRLETDGKGKAQPVDSNDTAVGKANNRRVEFIML, encoded by the coding sequence ATGAAACAAATTCTTATCATCGTTCTGCTTTGCTTTTCTTGCCTGACTTGCCCTGCTCAACTTTTAGACCGTATCAAAAACAGAGTGGAGCAAAAGGCTGTCGACCAGATTGACCAGTCGATTGATAAGGCTTTGCAAAAAAAGAAAAATAAGGATAATACCACTGCTCAGGACACTGCAGCTTCACCTGCCTCAGTGCCTGCCAGCCAGCCAACGGACGCGGCATCACAGGCTGTGAAAGCAGATGCGTCCCGGCCTGCTGCCGCTGCCGTACAAACAAGTCAGGATATCACAGCCTATTCCCGCTTTGATTTTGTGCCCGGCGATAAGATCATTATGTATGAAGATTTTACCCAGGATGCAGTAGGGGACTTTCCTGCAAACTGGAATACGCGGTCGGGCGCGGACCTGGTGAACATTGCTGGCCGTGAGGGCAAATGGCTTCGACTGAACCAGGACGGGGTTTTTTATCCGGAAAACCTCACCAGCAATTTGCCCGATAACTTCACGCTGCAATTGGACCTGATCGCAAACAAGGACGTAGCCAATATCGGTGAGTTCATGATCAGCCTGATGCAGACCAGCGACACGGATCAAAAATTTGCATGGGGCGAGTCAAATCAAGTCTCGGCGCCCAGTTTTAAGATTATTTTTCAACCCAATTCCTCTGAAAAAGGCAGCCTGGACTATTCAACGAATCTGATCGGCAATCAGCATAAGTATGGTGTGCCCGAATTCAATACGGTGAAAAATGCGACAAAGGTTTCTATTTGGCGGCAAAAGCAGCGCATCCGCGTTTACCTGGACAGTACAAAGGTGTTGGACCTGCCGCGAGCTCTCAACGCTGCTGAGCCATTGAATTCATTGGTTTTTGCCGCAGATAATCCTGATTTTAACCAAAAAGGCGGCGCATTTTTCCTGGGAAATATTCAGTTGGCTGTCGGTGCTGCTGATACGCGTAACAAATTGCTGAGTGAAGGTAAATTCGTCACCCGCGGCATCCGCTTTGCTGTGAATAGCGACCAAGTTCTTCCGCAATCTTACGGCAGTCTGAAAGAAATCGCGCAGGTTTTACAGGAAAACGCCTCGCTCCGCGTCCGCATTATAGGCCACACGGATTCGGATGGCGATGAAAACACCAATGAGAGCCTTTCCAAAAAACGAGCAGATGCTGTTAAAGAGGCGCTCGCCAAAAATTTCGGTATCGATGTTTCAAGACTGGAGACCGACGGAAAAGGAAAAGCCCAGCCTGTCGACTCCAACGACACAGCTGTCGGAAAGGCCAACAATCGCCGGGTTGAGTTTATAATGCTGTAA
- a CDS encoding AraC family transcriptional regulator, with protein sequence MSSSFRRRDGFDGEKLISLPPGILRDVVHKNPALFHLYITHIGYFPKALFHYRERRKGCEDNILIYCVQGKGHYVIADKKFEVTANQYIMLPATDQYIRYWADHEDPWTIYWIHFTGSAIDHFNETLQILPQKGPANLIFNEKVPDTWHRIYQSLEMGYSLENLANATMCLQYFMAMFLFPEKHLAAEHTEKADMITDTITHMRLHLDKKLSVEDMANKHQLSCSHFSMLFRKGTGIAPVDYFIHLKMQKACQLIYANEAKIKEIALHLGYDDPFYFSRVFKKNMGQSPEQYRLTARKVG encoded by the coding sequence ATGAGCAGCAGTTTCAGAAGGCGGGATGGATTTGACGGGGAAAAGCTGATCAGCCTGCCACCGGGAATTCTGCGCGATGTGGTCCACAAGAACCCTGCCCTTTTCCACCTGTACATTACGCATATCGGCTATTTTCCCAAAGCCCTTTTTCATTACCGCGAGCGGCGCAAAGGCTGCGAGGATAATATCCTGATCTACTGCGTTCAGGGAAAGGGACATTATGTGATCGCCGATAAGAAATTTGAGGTCACGGCCAATCAATACATTATGCTGCCGGCGACTGATCAATATATACGTTACTGGGCCGACCACGAGGACCCGTGGACGATTTACTGGATACATTTTACCGGCAGCGCCATTGATCATTTTAACGAAACCTTACAGATCCTGCCTCAAAAAGGACCTGCTAACCTGATCTTCAATGAAAAAGTGCCCGACACCTGGCACCGGATCTATCAGAGTCTGGAAATGGGTTACAGCCTGGAAAACCTGGCCAATGCCACCATGTGCCTGCAATATTTTATGGCCATGTTCCTCTTTCCCGAAAAACACCTCGCTGCCGAGCATACCGAAAAGGCGGACATGATCACGGACACGATCACCCATATGCGCCTGCATCTGGATAAGAAATTGTCGGTAGAAGATATGGCAAACAAGCACCAGCTCTCCTGCTCGCATTTTTCAATGCTCTTTCGCAAGGGCACAGGCATAGCGCCGGTGGATTATTTTATTCATTTGAAAATGCAGAAAGCTTGTCAGCTGATCTATGCCAATGAAGCAAAGATCAAAGAAATTGCTTTGCACCTGGGCTACGACGACCCCTTCTATTTTTCAAGGGTATTCAAAAAAAACATGGGCCAAAGCCCCGAGCAATACAGGCTGACCGCCCGGAAAGTAGGCTGA
- a CDS encoding SDR family NAD(P)-dependent oxidoreductase gives MLLLADKVVFLTGGTEGIGFECAKAYQQAGARLCIISNDSESIHRAKTQLESNATVFFLADVANAAQVQKAIAHCLAVFGKIDVIHNNAGISSPSKALHETTEQEWKKLFEVNVGGIHHTTLHGIEALKKSGGSILNTGSLVGEIGQEIHAAYTATKGAVNALTKSMALDYAPFGIRVNAVAPAGVITPLLRSWSQQQPDPDLAEEYLNNIHALGYCPEGDVIADACLFLISDMARFITGCILPVSGGAELGYKKLSSKQNHFHDL, from the coding sequence ATGTTGCTATTAGCCGATAAAGTCGTTTTTTTAACGGGAGGGACCGAAGGGATAGGGTTTGAATGTGCCAAAGCATACCAGCAGGCAGGCGCCCGCTTATGCATCATCAGCAACGATTCAGAAAGCATTCACCGTGCAAAAACGCAGTTGGAAAGCAATGCAACCGTGTTTTTCCTTGCCGATGTTGCCAATGCTGCACAGGTGCAGAAAGCCATCGCGCATTGCCTTGCAGTGTTTGGTAAAATAGATGTTATTCACAATAATGCAGGCATTTCGAGTCCTTCCAAAGCGTTGCATGAGACTACTGAGCAGGAGTGGAAAAAACTGTTTGAAGTAAATGTAGGCGGCATTCATCATACGACATTACATGGCATCGAAGCCCTTAAAAAATCCGGTGGGAGCATCCTGAATACGGGGAGTCTCGTGGGAGAGATAGGGCAGGAAATCCATGCGGCATACACGGCTACAAAGGGTGCGGTAAATGCGCTTACAAAGTCCATGGCGCTGGACTATGCACCTTTCGGTATCCGCGTTAATGCTGTTGCGCCTGCGGGTGTCATCACGCCACTTTTGCGGAGTTGGAGCCAGCAGCAGCCCGATCCTGATTTGGCAGAGGAGTATCTCAACAACATTCACGCGCTGGGCTATTGTCCTGAGGGCGACGTGATTGCAGACGCCTGCCTGTTCCTGATCTCAGATATGGCCAGGTTTATCACAGGTTGCATTCTGCCCGTAAGCGGCGGTGCCGAACTGGGTTATAAGAAGCTTTCCAGCAAACAGAACCATTTTCATGATCTATAA
- a CDS encoding enolase C-terminal domain-like protein translates to MIYKIAVKDARYPLDGSAGSDAIHRDPIYSYAVTELVDDSGVTGTGFAFTLGEGNQLVCQAAQYYAQKLVGKGIEEIMADFGVLFRQLSDDQQFRWLGPHKGVVHLALASVTNACYDLWAKRRGVPLWKLLTSLSPEAIVNTLDFSYLEDELTREQAISLLTMEQASKADRESILKTGYPGYDTSIGWFNYSDEKVRENCKKALADGFTAMKLKVGSADPARDIRRAHIVREVAGDHVKVMLDANQQWNLPDAIPICKDLATMNPYWIEEPTHPDDILAHRTLAKEIAPVKLALGEHVPNKVIFKNYLQAQAAAFVQVDAVRVGGVSEFLTISLLCKKFGIPVVPHVGDMGQLHQHLVLYNHIAMGHEALFLEHIPHLQKHFVHPARIQNGVYETPQEPGSSCDLIALRN, encoded by the coding sequence ATGATCTATAAAATAGCAGTAAAAGACGCCCGTTACCCGCTCGACGGCAGCGCAGGAAGCGACGCCATTCACCGCGATCCTATTTATTCCTATGCCGTTACCGAGCTTGTCGACGACAGCGGCGTTACAGGGACTGGCTTTGCATTCACATTAGGCGAAGGAAATCAGCTTGTTTGCCAGGCCGCGCAGTATTATGCCCAGAAGCTGGTTGGGAAGGGCATTGAAGAAATAATGGCCGACTTTGGCGTTTTATTCAGGCAATTGTCTGATGATCAGCAGTTTCGATGGCTTGGGCCGCATAAAGGCGTCGTGCACCTGGCGCTGGCTTCTGTTACCAATGCTTGTTACGATCTTTGGGCAAAAAGACGCGGTGTGCCGCTATGGAAACTGCTCACCAGTCTTTCGCCCGAAGCCATCGTAAACACGCTGGACTTTTCGTATCTGGAAGACGAGCTCACCAGGGAGCAGGCAATCAGTCTTTTAACAATGGAGCAGGCAAGCAAAGCAGACCGGGAAAGCATTCTGAAAACAGGATATCCCGGTTACGACACTTCGATTGGCTGGTTCAACTATTCCGATGAAAAGGTGCGTGAAAACTGCAAAAAGGCCTTAGCCGATGGTTTTACAGCCATGAAGCTGAAAGTAGGATCCGCCGATCCCGCGCGCGACATCCGGCGCGCCCACATTGTACGTGAAGTTGCCGGAGATCATGTGAAAGTAATGCTCGACGCCAACCAGCAATGGAACCTGCCGGACGCGATCCCGATTTGCAAGGACCTGGCAACAATGAACCCTTACTGGATCGAGGAACCCACGCACCCCGACGACATTCTGGCGCACCGGACACTGGCGAAGGAAATTGCGCCTGTGAAGCTTGCCCTGGGCGAGCACGTTCCTAATAAGGTGATTTTTAAAAACTATCTGCAAGCGCAAGCAGCCGCATTTGTCCAGGTGGATGCCGTGCGCGTCGGCGGTGTCAGCGAGTTCCTGACGATCAGTTTGTTGTGTAAAAAATTTGGCATTCCTGTCGTGCCGCATGTGGGTGATATGGGGCAGCTGCACCAGCATTTGGTGTTGTATAATCACATTGCGATGGGACATGAAGCATTATTTTTGGAGCATATTCCGCATTTGCAAAAACACTTTGTGCATCCCGCCCGCATTCAAAACGGCGTTTATGAAACACCGCAGGAACCTGGCAGCAGCTGCGACCTGATCGCTTTGCGTAACTAG
- a CDS encoding sodium:solute symporter yields the protein MIHSLDITISALYITAIFVMGLWAGLKHNKSKNGSGEAGAYFLAGKTLRWPTIGLALFATNISCVHLVSLAQSGFDTGLLNGNFEWMAAFILILLALFFAPFYIRSGVSTLPDFLEKRYDRASRDWLAVISVVSAVIVHISFSLLAGGIVLQTLFGVDMYASIIVISIITAIYTIVGGLTAVVITESIQTIVLLFGAVIISIASYNKMGGWEPMMDVLQTTGQLEKLSMMRPHGDSSGMPWYAVFFGYPVLGIWYWCADQTIVQRVLGAKDENHARIGPLFCGFIKILPVFIFVLPGLFAYTLSQSGGLDISALQTVSDGKTVVNSKGIYTLMITQLLPKGLVGILVAALLSGLMSQISGALNSVSTLVSYDLYQRRKPGASDQQLIRVGKIAAGIALVVSLATLPLLNSYESIFNGLNDIIAHIAPPITCVFLLGIFWKKASAESAKFTLWIGSAVGVIVFTVNKLYPETLVGQVPFMMMAFYLFCFCVLVQVVFSVFFPVRHTSASLQLFWKSPLESLQTPGWPGLGNYKVLSVLLAGIMCFLFWFFR from the coding sequence ATGATCCACTCCCTCGATATCACAATCAGCGCGCTGTACATTACGGCGATATTTGTCATGGGTCTGTGGGCTGGATTAAAACATAACAAATCGAAAAACGGCTCTGGTGAAGCCGGGGCGTATTTCCTGGCAGGCAAAACATTGCGCTGGCCCACGATCGGCCTTGCATTGTTTGCTACCAACATTTCCTGCGTTCACCTGGTAAGCCTCGCGCAAAGCGGTTTCGACACCGGGCTTCTCAACGGGAATTTCGAGTGGATGGCCGCTTTCATCCTGATCCTGCTCGCACTCTTTTTCGCTCCGTTCTACATCCGGTCCGGCGTTTCCACCTTGCCCGATTTTTTGGAAAAACGCTACGACCGCGCAAGCCGCGACTGGCTGGCTGTGATCTCGGTGGTGTCGGCAGTAATAGTGCACATTTCCTTTTCCTTACTGGCCGGCGGCATTGTTTTGCAGACATTGTTTGGCGTGGATATGTACGCGAGCATCATCGTCATTTCCATCATTACGGCCATTTACACCATTGTTGGTGGGTTAACCGCCGTTGTCATCACCGAGTCGATCCAGACGATTGTGCTGCTTTTCGGCGCGGTGATCATCAGCATTGCCTCATATAACAAAATGGGCGGTTGGGAGCCGATGATGGACGTTCTCCAAACGACCGGCCAGCTTGAAAAGCTCTCCATGATGCGTCCCCACGGCGATAGCAGCGGAATGCCGTGGTATGCCGTGTTCTTTGGTTATCCCGTGCTCGGGATCTGGTATTGGTGTGCCGACCAGACAATTGTCCAGCGGGTATTGGGTGCAAAAGATGAGAACCATGCGCGCATAGGGCCGCTGTTTTGTGGTTTTATCAAAATCCTGCCCGTTTTCATTTTCGTGCTCCCCGGACTTTTCGCCTATACATTATCGCAGTCGGGCGGGCTGGATATTTCAGCTTTGCAAACTGTTTCAGATGGCAAAACGGTAGTTAATAGCAAAGGAATTTACACATTAATGATCACCCAGCTTTTGCCCAAAGGACTGGTTGGAATATTGGTCGCTGCATTACTTTCGGGGCTGATGAGCCAGATTTCCGGTGCGCTTAATTCCGTATCTACATTGGTAAGCTATGATTTATACCAACGGCGCAAACCGGGAGCATCGGACCAGCAACTGATCCGCGTTGGCAAAATCGCTGCGGGCATTGCACTGGTCGTCTCGCTGGCCACATTGCCGCTGCTGAACAGTTATGAAAGTATATTCAATGGCCTCAACGACATCATCGCACACATTGCACCGCCGATCACTTGCGTGTTTTTATTAGGGATCTTCTGGAAAAAGGCTTCTGCGGAATCTGCGAAATTTACCTTGTGGATCGGATCTGCGGTTGGTGTCATTGTTTTTACTGTCAATAAATTATATCCCGAAACGCTGGTCGGACAAGTGCCGTTTATGATGATGGCGTTTTACCTGTTTTGTTTTTGCGTTTTAGTCCAAGTTGTCTTCTCTGTTTTCTTCCCGGTCCGCCACACGTCTGCAAGCCTGCAACTTTTCTGGAAATCGCCCCTCGAATCGCTCCAGACACCCGGCTGGCCAGGCCTGGGCAATTACAAAGTGCTATCCGTCCTGCTTGCCGGGATCATGTGCTTTCTCTTCTGGTTTTTCAGGTAA